The following are encoded in a window of bacterium SCSIO 12643 genomic DNA:
- a CDS encoding HD domain-containing protein has product MSTNQPYFKFDEDKYQQIKNVGIDQLTETHPIFKPVVQAGKNLKIDSYVIGGWVRDLLLNRNSKDVDIVTPQNGIELAKETAKVLHHKKVNIFKNFGTAMIKSKEMEYEFVGARKESYDFNSRKPYVSPGTLTDDQKRRDFTINTLSIGLSGEKEGQLIDPFNGIDDLRNGILRTPLDPIKTYSDDPLRMMRAIRFASQLGFKIDKNSFQAITSQKERIHIISKERINVELGKIMLSSKPSIGLLLLEKTGLLKILIPELTALKGVTEEEGQTHKENFYHTLEVVDNISENTDNIWLRYAALFHDIGKAPTKKFDKKVGFTFHGHEAVGAKMITKIFRRLKLPLDHKLQYVKKLVYLSSRPIALVNDDVSDSGVRRLLFDAGDDIDDLMTLCDADITSKNPYRVRKYRQNFVRVRSKMKEVEERDRITNFQPPITGEEIMKTFGLQPCREIGTIKTQIKDAILEGDISNDKQEAFQLMLKLGEQIGLKVVKG; this is encoded by the coding sequence ATGAGTACCAATCAACCATATTTTAAATTTGATGAAGACAAGTACCAACAAATAAAAAACGTTGGTATTGATCAACTTACGGAAACACATCCAATTTTTAAACCTGTAGTTCAGGCTGGAAAGAATCTAAAAATAGATTCATATGTCATTGGTGGCTGGGTGCGTGATTTATTATTAAATCGTAATTCTAAGGACGTTGATATTGTGACTCCGCAAAATGGAATAGAATTGGCTAAGGAAACAGCTAAAGTTCTCCATCATAAGAAAGTCAATATTTTTAAAAATTTCGGCACTGCGATGATCAAGTCCAAAGAAATGGAATATGAATTTGTTGGTGCACGTAAGGAAAGTTATGATTTCAATTCCAGAAAACCTTATGTATCTCCGGGTACTTTAACTGATGATCAAAAGCGAAGAGATTTTACCATTAACACTCTTTCAATTGGATTAAGTGGTGAAAAAGAAGGTCAGTTAATTGATCCTTTCAACGGAATTGATGATTTAAGAAATGGCATTTTAAGGACTCCTCTAGATCCCATTAAAACATATTCTGATGATCCATTAAGAATGATGCGAGCTATTCGCTTTGCATCTCAATTGGGGTTTAAGATTGATAAAAACTCGTTTCAGGCAATAACTTCCCAAAAAGAACGCATCCATATTATCTCAAAAGAACGAATCAATGTCGAATTGGGAAAGATCATGTTATCCTCTAAACCTTCTATTGGTTTATTGCTTCTGGAAAAAACCGGTCTACTTAAGATTCTTATTCCTGAACTAACAGCGTTAAAGGGAGTTACCGAAGAAGAGGGACAAACGCATAAAGAAAATTTTTATCATACATTAGAAGTGGTAGATAACATCTCGGAAAACACAGATAATATTTGGCTGAGATACGCTGCTTTATTTCATGATATAGGAAAAGCACCAACTAAAAAGTTCGATAAAAAAGTGGGATTCACATTTCATGGACATGAGGCTGTAGGTGCAAAAATGATCACCAAAATTTTTAGACGTTTAAAACTCCCTCTGGATCATAAACTTCAATACGTAAAAAAGCTGGTTTATTTAAGTTCCAGACCTATTGCTCTCGTGAATGACGATGTAAGTGATTCTGGAGTCCGAAGATTACTTTTTGATGCTGGAGATGATATTGATGATTTGATGACCTTATGTGATGCAGACATCACCTCAAAAAATCCGTATCGCGTACGCAAGTATCGTCAAAACTTTGTGCGTGTCCGTAGCAAAATGAAAGAGGTAGAGGAAAGAGATCGCATCACAAATTTTCAACCTCCAATTACCGGTGAAGAAATCATGAAAACATTCGGTCTACAACCCTGTAGAGAAATTGGTACGATTAAAACACAAATAAAAGATGCTATCCTTGAAGGAGACATCAGTAACGATAAACAAGAAGCTTTTCAATTAATGCTTAAATTAGGGGAACAAATTGGCCTAAAAGTCGTAAAAGGCTAA